In the Chroicocephalus ridibundus chromosome 15, bChrRid1.1, whole genome shotgun sequence genome, one interval contains:
- the PLPP7 gene encoding inactive phospholipid phosphatase 7 isoform X2, producing MPASQPRSRARDRNNVLNRAEFLSLNQPLKGNQESRSSGRKQSGQAGAAGAQNSNPKERRQSQQLPEEDCMQLNPSFKGIAFNSLLAIDICMSKRLGVCANRASSWGGARSMINLLGITGHGIPWIAGTLICLVKSSTLAGQEVLMNLLLDLEM from the coding sequence ATGCCAGCATCCCAGCCGCGGTCCAGGGCAAGAGACAGGAACAATGTCCTCAACAGGGCTGAGTTCCTCTCCCTGAACCAGCCCTTGAAGGGGAACCAGGAGAGCAGGAGCTCCGGCAGAAAGCAGAGCGGCCAGGCCGGGGCAGCCGGTGCCCAGAACAGCAACCCCAAGGAGCGGAGGCAGTCGCAGCAGCTGCCCGAAGAGGACTGCATGCAGCTCAACCCCTCCTTCAAGGGAATCGCCTTCAACTCCCTGCTGGCCATCGATATCTGCATGTCCAAGAGGCTGGGAGTGTGTGCCAACAGAGCCTCCTCCTGGGGTGGTGCCCGCTCCATGATTAACCTCCTGGGGATAACGGGGCACGGGATCCCCTGGATTGCGGGCACCCTCATCTGCCTGGTGAAGAGCAGCACACTGGCAGGCCAAGAGGTCCTCATGAACCTGCTGCTAG